A genome region from Deltaproteobacteria bacterium includes the following:
- a CDS encoding polysaccharide biosynthesis/export family protein — MGVVIALRRSILVAVALAALSACTPASSGSRASGASVQPVGLGGAPAAAADQASARRNRVRLVALQTQRQSDVGGADYRVGPGDVLAVKAYDLEELDRRVRVDGAGNVMLPLLESVPVSGKTIAEVERDLTARLGAFMYSPKVTVFIEEYRSQQVAVVGAVQRPGLVAQTNQTATVLDVIAAAGGKTADATSRIYLIPAETRGGTAAASLNELAAASSECGEAAGGAPCAAAGGVDGDPIAFDANEMDQMAQATFLSLPVRGGDVVIVPGNGHFVVEGWVEKPGTYPMKAGLTLRGAIATAGGLSFPAEPSDVRVFRRAPNGAAETLRANLNDIAAQRAPDPFLHEGDVIEVSSSKVRLVSWGAYKVITDIVRASARIPIY; from the coding sequence ATGGGGGTCGTCATCGCACTTCGCCGCAGCATCCTCGTCGCCGTGGCGCTCGCGGCGCTCTCGGCATGCACGCCGGCGAGCAGCGGGTCGCGCGCGAGCGGGGCATCGGTCCAGCCCGTGGGCCTCGGCGGGGCGCCAGCGGCCGCCGCGGATCAGGCGAGCGCGCGGCGCAATCGCGTCCGCCTGGTCGCACTGCAGACGCAGCGCCAGAGCGACGTCGGCGGCGCCGATTATCGGGTGGGGCCGGGCGACGTGCTCGCCGTCAAGGCGTACGACCTCGAGGAACTCGACCGGCGCGTCCGGGTCGACGGCGCCGGCAACGTGATGCTGCCGCTGCTCGAGAGCGTCCCGGTCTCGGGGAAGACGATCGCGGAGGTCGAGCGCGATCTCACGGCGCGCCTCGGCGCGTTCATGTACAGCCCGAAGGTGACGGTCTTCATCGAGGAGTATCGCAGTCAGCAGGTCGCCGTGGTCGGCGCGGTGCAGCGTCCTGGCCTGGTCGCGCAGACGAACCAGACCGCCACCGTCCTCGACGTGATCGCGGCGGCGGGCGGCAAGACCGCCGACGCGACGAGCCGGATCTACCTGATCCCGGCCGAGACGCGCGGCGGGACGGCGGCGGCTTCGCTGAACGAGCTCGCTGCGGCGTCGTCCGAGTGCGGGGAGGCGGCCGGCGGGGCGCCGTGCGCCGCCGCGGGAGGCGTCGACGGCGACCCGATCGCGTTCGACGCCAACGAGATGGACCAGATGGCGCAAGCGACGTTCCTCAGTCTCCCGGTCCGGGGCGGCGACGTGGTGATCGTTCCCGGCAACGGGCATTTCGTCGTCGAGGGGTGGGTCGAGAAGCCGGGCACGTACCCGATGAAGGCCGGCCTCACGTTGCGCGGCGCCATCGCCACCGCCGGCGGGCTGTCGTTCCCCGCCGAGCCGAGCGACGTGCGCGTCTTCCGGCGCGCGCCCAACGGCGCGGCGGAGACGCTGCGGGCGAACCTCAACGACATCGCCGCGCAGCGGGCGCCCGACCCGTTCCTTCACGAGGGCGACGTCATCGAGGTGTCGTCGTCCAAGGTGAGGCTCGTATCCTGGGGCGCGTACAAGGTCATCACGGACATCGTCCGGGCCAGCGCGCGCATCCCAATCTACTGA